The stretch of DNA GAAGTGGATAACAGTCAGTGGGCTCTGGCACTCAAGGGAGCTTCCGAAGAAATCAAGCAGAAGATCTTTGGCAACCTTTCCCAACGGGCGGCGGAAATGCTCAAGGAAGAAATCGAGTATCTGGGTGCCGTTCGACTCTCCGATGTCGAACAGATGCAGCAGCAGATTGTCGATGCGGTGCGGCGATTGGAAGACGCGGGCGAAATCGTGGTCGCAGCCGGCGGCGGAGAACAGTTTGTGAGTTAGGGACGTTTGGCATTGGGTCTTTGGTTTTTGTCCTTTGAATTTCAAATACCCAACACCTAACGCCCAACACCAAGGCTTTGATATGTTGACGGGTTCTCGAGTTCTGAAAGCTGGCATGGCTCCTGGCAGCCAAGGCCCCGTCGTCTTCAATTACGACGACCTTCAGGCTCAAGGTGAGAGCTATCTGGCCCGTGTGCGGGAACAAGCGGCCAAGTTGATTGATGATGCCCGAAAGCAGGCGGATGAGCTGGTGAAAAACGCCCACTCGAAGGCAGAACAAGCCGGCTATCAGGCTGGCCAGGCAATGGCATTGCGCGAGATGGATCAGCGGCTGCAGACGAACGTCGACCATCAGGTGAAGGAGCGAATTGGTCAATTGCTGCCTGCCCTGGAGCAGCTTTCTCGACAGATTGAACAACTCAAAGCCGACTGGATTGCTCGCTGGGAGACTTTGGCAGTTGAGCTTTCGCTCGCGATTGCCGAGCGACTGATGGGACAGAAAATTGCGGCCGACCCGGAAGCGGTGAAGCCCATGATTCAGAGCGCGCTCGAACTGGCCTCGCGAGAAGAGATTGTCCTGGCAATTCATCCCACCGATTGGGAAGTCCTGGGGCACGACGAGGGGCTGCGCCTGCTGGCTTCAATGGCTGGTTGCGGTGAGGTTTCGATTCAACACGATGCGTCGCTTTCACGCGGCAGTTGCATCGTTTCGACCCGGCATGGCGAAATCGACGCCCGTCTGGAAACCATGCTCGACCGCATGACGAGTGAACTTTTGGGTACAGCCCATCGACTGCTCCCGCACCAGCAGGCCGCCTGCAGCACATCGATTTCGGGAAACTCGCCATGACCACACTTGTCGAACATGCCCGACAGGTACTCCCTTTGGGCCTGACTGGTCGCATTGACCGGGTCGTGGGGCTCACAGCTGCCGTAGTCGGTTTTCCGGCTCCATTGGGATCACGCTGTACGATTGATCGCGATCATGGATTGCCGATTGAAGCCGATGTTGTGGGCTTTCGTGGAGATGAAACATTACTCATGCCATTAGGAGAACTCACTGGTGTTCGCCGGGGTGCGCGAGTGCGGCTGGTGGAATCCGTGCCTTGTGTCAATGTGGGGGCTGGGCTGCTGGGGCGCATTATTGGCAGCCGGGGAGAATTCCTCGACGAAGGCCCGAAGCCACTTCTGGCTCATCGAGCTGATCTGCATGGCAAGCCTCCGGGGCCTCTCGAACGACCACGTATTGCCAAAATCTGGCAGACTGGAGTCAGGGCGATTGATGGCCTGCTGACGTTGGGCGAGGGCCAGCGGATGGGGATCTTTGCTGGCAGTGGTGTCGGCAAAAGTACGCTGCTGGGTCAGATCGCCAGGCATAGTTCAGCGGATATCAACGTCGTCGCACTGATTGGTGAACGAGGCCGTGAAGTGCGTGAGTTTCTCGATCGCGACCTGGGGCCGGAAGGACTGAAACGAAGTGTGGTAATTGTGGCCACAGGTGATGAACCGGCCATTTTGCGACTACGGGCCGCGTGGATGGCGACCGCGATTGCCGAACATTTCCGCGATCTGGGCCAGCATGTCGTGTTGATGATGGATAGTGTGACCCGTTTTGCGCTGGCTCAGCGTGAGATCGGCCTGGCGGCGGGCGAACCCCCCGCAACGCGTGGCTATCCACCCAGTGTGTTCGCCTTGTTGCCTCGCTTACTCGAACGCAGTGGCTGCTCGCCAGCAGGAAGTATTACCGGGTTGTATACCGTGCTTGTCGATGGTGACGACACGAACGAACCCATTTCGGATTCCGTCCGTGGGATTCTGGACGGGCATATTGTGCTCTCGCGAAAGCTGGCTCAACAGGGGCAGTTCCCGGCGATTGATGTCCTGCAGAGTATTTCGCGATCGATGAACGACATTACGACGACTGAACATCGCCAGTGGGCCCTGACTGTTCGTCAACTGCTGTCATCCTACCAGCAGAACGAAGATCTCATCTCAATTGGCGCCTATCAGAATGGATCGAACGCTCTCATTGATTCGGCGATTCAGGCAAGGCCGCAGATTCTTGGATATCTGGGACAGAAACCTCAGGAACAGACCACTTTCCCGGAAAGCCTCTCGATGCTCGAACGACTGGCCCGATTAAAAGATCTCCTGGCCCGCAAACCGGCACCAACCTAATCATGTAGGGTACATGCCAATACACCAATTGTTAACTCAATTTTTAATCGATATTCCTCTAAAGAATTTTGCTGATTTAAGACTCGTACATTCCGTAAGAACTTCATGCACCCTGCCGAATTCATGCATCCTCCGTCAGGCCTGCTCATAACTCTTCTGGCAAGACAAGATGGCCGCTTCCCGATTTTCACTTCAAAGTGTGTTGCTGCTGCGTGACCGCGAGCGAGACCAGGCCAGGCAGCAGATGGCTCAGGCGATTCAGGTGATCGAACAAATCGAGCAGGAAT from Planctopirus ephydatiae encodes:
- a CDS encoding FliH/SctL family protein; amino-acid sequence: MLTGSRVLKAGMAPGSQGPVVFNYDDLQAQGESYLARVREQAAKLIDDARKQADELVKNAHSKAEQAGYQAGQAMALREMDQRLQTNVDHQVKERIGQLLPALEQLSRQIEQLKADWIARWETLAVELSLAIAERLMGQKIAADPEAVKPMIQSALELASREEIVLAIHPTDWEVLGHDEGLRLLASMAGCGEVSIQHDASLSRGSCIVSTRHGEIDARLETMLDRMTSELLGTAHRLLPHQQAACSTSISGNSP
- a CDS encoding FliI/YscN family ATPase codes for the protein MTTLVEHARQVLPLGLTGRIDRVVGLTAAVVGFPAPLGSRCTIDRDHGLPIEADVVGFRGDETLLMPLGELTGVRRGARVRLVESVPCVNVGAGLLGRIIGSRGEFLDEGPKPLLAHRADLHGKPPGPLERPRIAKIWQTGVRAIDGLLTLGEGQRMGIFAGSGVGKSTLLGQIARHSSADINVVALIGERGREVREFLDRDLGPEGLKRSVVIVATGDEPAILRLRAAWMATAIAEHFRDLGQHVVLMMDSVTRFALAQREIGLAAGEPPATRGYPPSVFALLPRLLERSGCSPAGSITGLYTVLVDGDDTNEPISDSVRGILDGHIVLSRKLAQQGQFPAIDVLQSISRSMNDITTTEHRQWALTVRQLLSSYQQNEDLISIGAYQNGSNALIDSAIQARPQILGYLGQKPQEQTTFPESLSMLERLARLKDLLARKPAPT